One window of Parus major isolate Abel chromosome 12, Parus_major1.1, whole genome shotgun sequence genomic DNA carries:
- the USP19 gene encoding ubiquitin carboxyl-terminal hydrolase 19 isoform X9, whose product MSSSTNAPGQRRVSRGLDDATNKKKQKDRANQESKEVSRPELKQAETAEEEDSEEELLLDWKQNADEIIIKLNLGSGALKVEDVHADFTDTDCVVKLPDGRQWSCQFYEEIEGSCSKIQCKKGNFLQLVLQKKIPLHTWSSLLKRKDGSKELARGTACWENGKEKAASAELTPEESRVEGTEPPRSRREPSNPKRAPGRSEALGGKSPASPGTQSGPSAKRAVYLKVAPTEEEPNARVTGNTEPSKGHSGRAGSRRNGRASQVDAPVALADLALPLEKAVVLAKETVPVEMPPLAATTEVFPHRVATCVEKRVLQPGSPTEALQSRDCLPILGESSKVIPVATPPMGRDGEKRDWSKDDVALEAAADEPEPFVSLTFVKNDSYEKGNDLVVVHVYVKEIHKETSKVLFREQDFTLVFQTSDTNFLRLHPGCGPHTVFRWQVKLRNLIEPDQCTYNFTVSRIDVCLKKRQSQRWGGLEAPATRVGGAKVAMPTGPTPLDKNPPGSNQHPLSSKEEARTSDKEKPRVEDGALDGVAARTAPEHLAVKQEPHIPSPKPTCMVPPMTHSPVSAESVEDDEDEDEKKKVCLPGFTGLVNLGNTCFMNSVIQSLSNTRELRDYFHDRSFESEINYNNPLGTGGRLAIGFAMLLRALWKGTHHAFQPSKLKAIVASKASQFTGYAQHDAQEFMAFLLDGLHEDLNRIQNKPYTETVDSDGRPDEVVAEEAWQRHKMRNDSFIVDLFQGQYKSKLVCPVCSKVSITFDPFLYLPVPLPQKQKVLTVYYFAKEPHKKPIKFLVSISKENSSAMEVLDSVAHSVRVKPENLRLAEVIKNHFHRVFLPSNSLDTVSPTDLLLCFEVLSPELAKERVVELQVQQRPQVPSGPVAKCAACQKKQLPEDEKLKRCTRCYRVGYCNVACQKTHWPDHKASCRPENIGFPFLISVPESRLTYARLAQLLEGYARYSVSVFQPPFQLGRMSPEQGLQPLHSDKLEPLAKSSCAAVTSAPELGDGDRVSSLPQEPPLSPAVPELQPEMGDTTTVRSKVLTARSSLLSLDSGFSEHMESQGDSCCEKEPSYERALKPEAAIPGYQHTPDSLSARATQFYITKIDTANREHKLEDKGDTPLDLTDDCSLALVWKNNERLKEFVLVESKELECVEDPGSASEAARAGHFTLEQCLNLFTKPEVLAPEEAWYCPKCKQHREASKQLMLWRLPNVLIIQLKRFSFRSFIWRDKINDMVDFPVRSLDLSKFCIGRKGEQQLPMYDLYAVINHYGGMIGGHYTAYARLPNDKNSQRSDVGWRLFDDSTVTTVDESQVVTRYAYVLFYRRKNSPVERPLPGHPSDHRTERTPSAEAAASQASLIWQELEAEEQELQLEATQRPARSSWRPCGQKRNPSTPQHPDEGCIRYFVLATTAAIVALFLNVFYPLIYQPRWR is encoded by the exons ATGTCCAGCAGCACAAATGCCCCTGGCCAGAGGAGAGTGTCTCGGGGCTTGGATGATGCCACCaataagaagaaacagaaggatCGAGCCAATCAGGAAAGCAAGGAAG TGTCTCGCCCTGAGCTCAAGCAGGCTGAgactgctgaggaggaggacTCAGAGGAGG agctgctgctggactggAAGCAGAATGCCGATGAGATCATTATCAAGTTGAACTTGGGCAGTGGAGCTCTGAAGGTGGAGGATGTACATGCTGATTTCACCGACACAGACTGTGTGGTCAAACTACCAG ACGGGCGTCAGTGGAGCTGTCAGTTCTATGAGGAGATTGAGGGCTCCTGCAGCAAGATACAGTGCAAGAAGGGCAACTTTCTACAGCTTgtgcttcagaagaaaatccCACTCCATACTTGGTCTTCACTTCTG aaaaggaaagatggaTCCAAAGAACTGGCCAGAGGGACTGCGTGCTGGGAGAATGGGAAGGAGAAGGCTGCTTCTGCAGAGTTGACCCCTGAAGAGTCAAGGGTTGAAGGCACAGAGCCACCAAGATCCCGGCGGGAGCCCTCCAACCCCAAGCGTGCTCCAGGAAGAAGCGAGGCCCTGGGAGGGAAaagcccagccagcccagggacacagaGTGGCCCCAGCGCCAAGCGGGCAGTATACCTCAAAGTGGCTCCCACTGAAGAGGAGCCAAATGCCAGAGTCACTGGGAACACAGAACCCAGCAAAGGGCACAGTGGAAGGGCCGGCAGCCGTCGCAATGGCAGAGCCAGCCAGGTTGATGCACCTGTGGCCCTTGCAGACCTTGCACTGCCACTCGAGAAG GCTGTGGTTTTGGCCAAAGAGACTGTTCCCGTGGAGATGCCACCTCTTGCAGCTACCACGGAGGTGTTTCCCCATCGTGTTGCCACCTGTGTTGAGAAGAGagtcctgcagccaggcagcccTACTGAGGCCTTGCAGAGCCGGGACTGCCTGCCTATCCTTGGAGAGAGCTCTAAGGTCATCCCAGTGGCCACCCCACCAATGGGCAGAGATGGTGAGAAGAGGGACTGGTCCAAGGACGATGTggctctggaggcagcagctgatg AGCCAGAGCCTTTTGTAAGCCTGACCTTTGTCAAGAATGACTCATACGAGAAGGGCAATGATCTGGTGGTAGTGCATGTCTATGTGAAGGAGATCCACAAGGAGACATCCAAGGTGTTGTTCCGGGAGCAAGACTTCACACTAGTGTTCCAGACGAG TGATACGAACTTCCTTCGTCTCCATCCTGGCTGTGGGCCCCACACAGTGTTCCGGTGGCAGGTGAAGCTCAG GAACCTTATTGAGCCGGACCAGTGCACTTACAACTTCACTGTATCTCGCATTGATGTCTGCCTGAAGAAACGCCAGAGCCAGCGCTGGGGGGGGCTGGAGGCTCCAGCCACACGAG TGGGTGGTGCAAAGGTTGCCATGCCTACAGGCCCTACCCCTCTGGATAAGAACCCTCCGGGCAGTAACCAGCACCCCCTCTCCAGCAAGGAAGAGGCCCGAACCAGTGACAAAGAGAAGCCACGTGTGGAAGATGGGGCTCTGGATGGCGTGGCAGCCCGTACAGCTCCAGAGCACTTGGCAGTGAAGCAAGAGCCACACATTCCTTCG CCCAAACCAACGTGTATGGTGCCGCCAATGACGCACAGTCCGGTGAGTGCCGAGAGTGtggaggatgatgaggatgaggatgagaagAAGAAGGTCTGCCTGCCTGGCTTCACGGGGCTGGTGAACCTGGGCAACACTTGCTTCATGAACAGTGTCATCCAGTCCCTGTCCAACACCCGGGAGCTGCGTGACTACTTCCACG ATCGGTCCTTTGAGTCAGAAATCAACTATAACAACCCGCTGGGGACAGGTGGACGCCTGGCCATCGGCTTTGCCATGCTGCTCAGAGCACTGTGGAAGGGTACACACCATGCCTTCCAGCCCTCTAAACTAAAG GCAATTGTGGCCAGCAAGGCCAGCCAGTTCACTGGCTATGCCCAGCATGATGCTCAGGAGTTCATGGCCTTCCTGCTTGATGGCCTGCACGAGGACCTCAACCGCATCCAGAACAAGCCCTACACAGAGACTGTTGATTCAGATGGGAGGCCTGATGAG GTGGTAGCTGAGGAGGCTTGGCAACGACACAAGATGAGGAACGACTCTTTCATAGTAGACCTCTTCCAGGGCCAGTACAAATCCAAGCTTGTGTGCCCGGTGTGCTCCAAG GTGTCTATTACCTTTGACCCCTTCCTGTACCTCCCCGTGCCCCTCCCACAGAAGCAAAAGGTGCTGACTGTCTACTATTTTGCAAAGGAGCCACACAAGAAACCCATCAAG TTCCTTGTGAGTATCAGCAAGGAGAACTCCAGTGCCATGGAGGTGCTTGACTCAGTGGCCCACAGCGTGCGTGTGAAACCAGAGAACCTGCGCCTGGCAGAG GTGATCAAGAATCACTTCCACCGCGTGTTCCTGCCATCTAACTCACTAGACACAGTCTCACCAACAGacctgctgctttgctttgaggtgctgtccccagagctggccaAGGAGCGTGTGGTGGAGCTTCAAGTCCAGCAG CGTCCGCAGGTGCCCAGTGGCCCTGTTGCCAAGTGTGCAGCCTGCCAGAAGAAGCAGCTGCCAGAGGATGAGAAGCTCAAGCGCTGCACGAGGTGCTATCGAGTCGGTTACTGCAATGT GGCATGTCAGAAAACACACTGGCCAGACCACAAGGCTTCGTGCCGTCCCGAAAACATCGGTTTTCCCTTCCTCATCAGTGTGCCCGAGTCCCGCCTCACCTACGCCCgcctggcccagctgctggagggctATGCAAG GTACTCGGTCAGCGTGTTCCAGCCTCCATTCCAGTTGGGCCGGATGTCACcggagcaggggctgcagcctctgcactCAGACAAGCTGGAGCCCCTGGCcaagagcagctgtgcagccGTCACTTCTGCCCCTGAGCTGGGAGATGGGGACAGGGTTTCCAGCCTCCCACAGGAGCCCCCGCTCTCGccagctgtgcctgagctgcagccagagatGGGGGATACTACCACTGTTCGGAGCAAGGTCCTGACAGCCAGGAGTTCCCTGCTGAGCTTGGATTCGGGGTTCTCTGAGCACATGGAGTCGCAGGGTGACAGCTGTTGTGAGAAGGAGCCGTCCTATGAGAGGGCCCTCAAGCCAGAAG CTGCCATCCCTGGGTACCAACACACTCCAGACTCACTGAGTGCCCGTGCCACACAGTTCTACATCACTAAGATCGACACTGCCAACCGAGAGCACAAGCTGGAAGACAAAG GTGACACCCCCCTGGATCTGACAGATGACTGCTCCCTTGCCCTGGTGTGGAAGAACAATGAGCGCCTCAAGGAATTTGTGTTGGTAGAATCCAAGGAGTTGGAGTGTGTGGAGGATCCAGGCTCAGCCAGTGAAGCAGCACGGGCTGGCCACTTCACCCTGGAGCAGTGCCTCAATCTCTTCACGAAGCCTGAAGTTCTGGCCCCAGAGGAAGCATG GTACTGCCCCAAGTGCAAGCAGCACCGCGAAGCTTCCAAGCAGCTGATGCTGTGGCGGCTCCCCAACGTCCTCATTATCCAGCTCAAGCGCTTCTCCTTCCGCAGCTTTATTTGGAGGGACAAGATCAATGACATGGTGGACTTTCCTGTCCG GAGCCTGGACCTGAGCAAGTTCTGCATTGGTCGGAagggtgagcagcagctgcctaTGTATGACCTGTATGCTGTGATCAACCACTATGGAGGTATGATCGGAGGGCACTACACAGCATACGCCCGCCTGCCCAACGACAAGAACAGCCAGCGCAGCGACGTGG gCTGGCGGCTCTTTGACGACAGCACAGTCACCACTGTGGATGAGAGCCAAGTGGTGACCAGATACGCGTATGTCCTCTTCTATCGCCGGAAAAACTCTCCTGTGGAGAGACCCCTGCCAGGGCATCCCTCAGACCACCGCACCGAGCGCACCCCCTCTGCCgaagctgctgccagccag GCTTCTCTGATCTGGCAGGAACTGGAGGCTGAAGAACAAGAGCTGCAGCTTGAGGCAACCCAAAGGCCTGCAAGAAGCTCCTGGAGGCCCTGTGGCCAGAAGCGGAATCCGAGCACCCCCCAGCACCCAGATGAAGGCTGCATCAGATACTTTGTCCTGGCCACCACAGCCGCAATTGTGGCTCTCTTCCTGAACGTCTTCTACCCGCTCATTTACCAGCCCCGCTGGAGATAG
- the USP19 gene encoding ubiquitin carboxyl-terminal hydrolase 19 isoform X2 → MSSSTNAPGQRRVSRGLDDATNKKKQKDRANQESKEVSRPELKQAETAEEEDSEEELLLDWKQNADEIIIKLNLGSGALKVEDVHADFTDTDCVVKLPDGRQWSCQFYEEIEGSCSKIQCKKGNFLQLVLQKKIPLHTWSSLLKRKDGSKELARGTACWENGKEKAASAELTPEESRVEGTEPPRSRREPSNPKRAPGRSEALGGKSPASPGTQSGPSAKRAVYLKVAPTEEEPNARVTGNTEPSKGHSGRAGSRRNGRASQVDAPVALADLALPLEKAVVLAKETVPVEMPPLAATTEVFPHRVATCVEKRVLQPGSPTEALQSRDCLPILGESSKVIPVATPPMGRDGEKRDWSKDDVALEAAADEPEPFVSLTFVKNDSYEKGNDLVVVHVYVKEIHKETSKVLFREQDFTLVFQTSDTNFLRLHPGCGPHTVFRWQVKLRNLIEPDQCTYNFTVSRIDVCLKKRQSQRWGGLEAPATRGAVGGAKVAMPTGPTPLDKNPPGSNQHPLSSKEEARTSDKEKPRVEDGALDGVAARTAPEHLAVKQEPHIPSPKPTCMVPPMTHSPVSAESVEDDEDEDEKKKVCLPGFTGLVNLGNTCFMNSVIQSLSNTRELRDYFHDRSFESEINYNNPLGTGGRLAIGFAMLLRALWKGTHHAFQPSKLKAIVASKASQFTGYAQHDAQEFMAFLLDGLHEDLNRIQNKPYTETVDSDGRPDEVVAEEAWQRHKMRNDSFIVDLFQGQYKSKLVCPVCSKVSITFDPFLYLPVPLPQKQKVLTVYYFAKEPHKKPIKFLVSISKENSSAMEVLDSVAHSVRVKPENLRLAEVIKNHFHRVFLPSNSLDTVSPTDLLLCFEVLSPELAKERVVELQVQQRPQVPSGPVAKCAACQKKQLPEDEKLKRCTRCYRVGYCNVACQKTHWPDHKASCRPENIGFPFLISVPESRLTYARLAQLLEGYARYSVSVFQPPFQLGRMSPEQGLQPLHSDKLEPLAKSSCAAVTSAPELGDGDRVSSLPQEPPLSPAVPELQPEMGDTTTVRSKVLTARSSLLSLDSGFSEHMESQGDSCCEKEPSYERALKPEAAIPGYQHTPDSLSARATQFYITKIDTANREHKLEDKGDTPLDLTDDCSLALVWKNNERLKEFVLVESKELECVEDPGSASEAARAGHFTLEQCLNLFTKPEVLAPEEAWYCPKCKQHREASKQLMLWRLPNVLIIQLKRFSFRSFIWRDKINDMVDFPVRSLDLSKFCIGRKGEQQLPMYDLYAVINHYGGMIGGHYTAYARLPNDKNSQRSDVGWRLFDDSTVTTVDESQVVTRYAYVLFYRRKNSPVERPLPGHPSDHRTERTPSAEAAASQASLIWQELEAEEQELQLEATQRPARSSWRPCGQKRNPSTPQHPDEGCIRYFVLATTAAIVALFLNVFYPLIYQPRWR, encoded by the exons ATGTCCAGCAGCACAAATGCCCCTGGCCAGAGGAGAGTGTCTCGGGGCTTGGATGATGCCACCaataagaagaaacagaaggatCGAGCCAATCAGGAAAGCAAGGAAG TGTCTCGCCCTGAGCTCAAGCAGGCTGAgactgctgaggaggaggacTCAGAGGAGG agctgctgctggactggAAGCAGAATGCCGATGAGATCATTATCAAGTTGAACTTGGGCAGTGGAGCTCTGAAGGTGGAGGATGTACATGCTGATTTCACCGACACAGACTGTGTGGTCAAACTACCAG ACGGGCGTCAGTGGAGCTGTCAGTTCTATGAGGAGATTGAGGGCTCCTGCAGCAAGATACAGTGCAAGAAGGGCAACTTTCTACAGCTTgtgcttcagaagaaaatccCACTCCATACTTGGTCTTCACTTCTG aaaaggaaagatggaTCCAAAGAACTGGCCAGAGGGACTGCGTGCTGGGAGAATGGGAAGGAGAAGGCTGCTTCTGCAGAGTTGACCCCTGAAGAGTCAAGGGTTGAAGGCACAGAGCCACCAAGATCCCGGCGGGAGCCCTCCAACCCCAAGCGTGCTCCAGGAAGAAGCGAGGCCCTGGGAGGGAAaagcccagccagcccagggacacagaGTGGCCCCAGCGCCAAGCGGGCAGTATACCTCAAAGTGGCTCCCACTGAAGAGGAGCCAAATGCCAGAGTCACTGGGAACACAGAACCCAGCAAAGGGCACAGTGGAAGGGCCGGCAGCCGTCGCAATGGCAGAGCCAGCCAGGTTGATGCACCTGTGGCCCTTGCAGACCTTGCACTGCCACTCGAGAAG GCTGTGGTTTTGGCCAAAGAGACTGTTCCCGTGGAGATGCCACCTCTTGCAGCTACCACGGAGGTGTTTCCCCATCGTGTTGCCACCTGTGTTGAGAAGAGagtcctgcagccaggcagcccTACTGAGGCCTTGCAGAGCCGGGACTGCCTGCCTATCCTTGGAGAGAGCTCTAAGGTCATCCCAGTGGCCACCCCACCAATGGGCAGAGATGGTGAGAAGAGGGACTGGTCCAAGGACGATGTggctctggaggcagcagctgatg AGCCAGAGCCTTTTGTAAGCCTGACCTTTGTCAAGAATGACTCATACGAGAAGGGCAATGATCTGGTGGTAGTGCATGTCTATGTGAAGGAGATCCACAAGGAGACATCCAAGGTGTTGTTCCGGGAGCAAGACTTCACACTAGTGTTCCAGACGAG TGATACGAACTTCCTTCGTCTCCATCCTGGCTGTGGGCCCCACACAGTGTTCCGGTGGCAGGTGAAGCTCAG GAACCTTATTGAGCCGGACCAGTGCACTTACAACTTCACTGTATCTCGCATTGATGTCTGCCTGAAGAAACGCCAGAGCCAGCGCTGGGGGGGGCTGGAGGCTCCAGCCACACGAG GTGCAGTGGGTGGTGCAAAGGTTGCCATGCCTACAGGCCCTACCCCTCTGGATAAGAACCCTCCGGGCAGTAACCAGCACCCCCTCTCCAGCAAGGAAGAGGCCCGAACCAGTGACAAAGAGAAGCCACGTGTGGAAGATGGGGCTCTGGATGGCGTGGCAGCCCGTACAGCTCCAGAGCACTTGGCAGTGAAGCAAGAGCCACACATTCCTTCG CCCAAACCAACGTGTATGGTGCCGCCAATGACGCACAGTCCGGTGAGTGCCGAGAGTGtggaggatgatgaggatgaggatgagaagAAGAAGGTCTGCCTGCCTGGCTTCACGGGGCTGGTGAACCTGGGCAACACTTGCTTCATGAACAGTGTCATCCAGTCCCTGTCCAACACCCGGGAGCTGCGTGACTACTTCCACG ATCGGTCCTTTGAGTCAGAAATCAACTATAACAACCCGCTGGGGACAGGTGGACGCCTGGCCATCGGCTTTGCCATGCTGCTCAGAGCACTGTGGAAGGGTACACACCATGCCTTCCAGCCCTCTAAACTAAAG GCAATTGTGGCCAGCAAGGCCAGCCAGTTCACTGGCTATGCCCAGCATGATGCTCAGGAGTTCATGGCCTTCCTGCTTGATGGCCTGCACGAGGACCTCAACCGCATCCAGAACAAGCCCTACACAGAGACTGTTGATTCAGATGGGAGGCCTGATGAG GTGGTAGCTGAGGAGGCTTGGCAACGACACAAGATGAGGAACGACTCTTTCATAGTAGACCTCTTCCAGGGCCAGTACAAATCCAAGCTTGTGTGCCCGGTGTGCTCCAAG GTGTCTATTACCTTTGACCCCTTCCTGTACCTCCCCGTGCCCCTCCCACAGAAGCAAAAGGTGCTGACTGTCTACTATTTTGCAAAGGAGCCACACAAGAAACCCATCAAG TTCCTTGTGAGTATCAGCAAGGAGAACTCCAGTGCCATGGAGGTGCTTGACTCAGTGGCCCACAGCGTGCGTGTGAAACCAGAGAACCTGCGCCTGGCAGAG GTGATCAAGAATCACTTCCACCGCGTGTTCCTGCCATCTAACTCACTAGACACAGTCTCACCAACAGacctgctgctttgctttgaggtgctgtccccagagctggccaAGGAGCGTGTGGTGGAGCTTCAAGTCCAGCAG CGTCCGCAGGTGCCCAGTGGCCCTGTTGCCAAGTGTGCAGCCTGCCAGAAGAAGCAGCTGCCAGAGGATGAGAAGCTCAAGCGCTGCACGAGGTGCTATCGAGTCGGTTACTGCAATGT GGCATGTCAGAAAACACACTGGCCAGACCACAAGGCTTCGTGCCGTCCCGAAAACATCGGTTTTCCCTTCCTCATCAGTGTGCCCGAGTCCCGCCTCACCTACGCCCgcctggcccagctgctggagggctATGCAAG GTACTCGGTCAGCGTGTTCCAGCCTCCATTCCAGTTGGGCCGGATGTCACcggagcaggggctgcagcctctgcactCAGACAAGCTGGAGCCCCTGGCcaagagcagctgtgcagccGTCACTTCTGCCCCTGAGCTGGGAGATGGGGACAGGGTTTCCAGCCTCCCACAGGAGCCCCCGCTCTCGccagctgtgcctgagctgcagccagagatGGGGGATACTACCACTGTTCGGAGCAAGGTCCTGACAGCCAGGAGTTCCCTGCTGAGCTTGGATTCGGGGTTCTCTGAGCACATGGAGTCGCAGGGTGACAGCTGTTGTGAGAAGGAGCCGTCCTATGAGAGGGCCCTCAAGCCAGAAG CTGCCATCCCTGGGTACCAACACACTCCAGACTCACTGAGTGCCCGTGCCACACAGTTCTACATCACTAAGATCGACACTGCCAACCGAGAGCACAAGCTGGAAGACAAAG GTGACACCCCCCTGGATCTGACAGATGACTGCTCCCTTGCCCTGGTGTGGAAGAACAATGAGCGCCTCAAGGAATTTGTGTTGGTAGAATCCAAGGAGTTGGAGTGTGTGGAGGATCCAGGCTCAGCCAGTGAAGCAGCACGGGCTGGCCACTTCACCCTGGAGCAGTGCCTCAATCTCTTCACGAAGCCTGAAGTTCTGGCCCCAGAGGAAGCATG GTACTGCCCCAAGTGCAAGCAGCACCGCGAAGCTTCCAAGCAGCTGATGCTGTGGCGGCTCCCCAACGTCCTCATTATCCAGCTCAAGCGCTTCTCCTTCCGCAGCTTTATTTGGAGGGACAAGATCAATGACATGGTGGACTTTCCTGTCCG GAGCCTGGACCTGAGCAAGTTCTGCATTGGTCGGAagggtgagcagcagctgcctaTGTATGACCTGTATGCTGTGATCAACCACTATGGAGGTATGATCGGAGGGCACTACACAGCATACGCCCGCCTGCCCAACGACAAGAACAGCCAGCGCAGCGACGTGG gCTGGCGGCTCTTTGACGACAGCACAGTCACCACTGTGGATGAGAGCCAAGTGGTGACCAGATACGCGTATGTCCTCTTCTATCGCCGGAAAAACTCTCCTGTGGAGAGACCCCTGCCAGGGCATCCCTCAGACCACCGCACCGAGCGCACCCCCTCTGCCgaagctgctgccagccag GCTTCTCTGATCTGGCAGGAACTGGAGGCTGAAGAACAAGAGCTGCAGCTTGAGGCAACCCAAAGGCCTGCAAGAAGCTCCTGGAGGCCCTGTGGCCAGAAGCGGAATCCGAGCACCCCCCAGCACCCAGATGAAGGCTGCATCAGATACTTTGTCCTGGCCACCACAGCCGCAATTGTGGCTCTCTTCCTGAACGTCTTCTACCCGCTCATTTACCAGCCCCGCTGGAGATAG